The Oncorhynchus masou masou isolate Uvic2021 chromosome 8, UVic_Omas_1.1, whole genome shotgun sequence genome has a window encoding:
- the LOC135544245 gene encoding proteasome subunit beta type-6-like: protein MAAVYMSANRSENAFSTVDLVPEWAQEEVSTGTTIMAVEFDGGVVIGADSRTTTGAYIANRVTDKLTPIHDRIFCCRSGSAADTQAVADIVTYQLGFHSIELDEPPLVQTAANLFKQTCYRYREELMAGIIVAGWDKRRGGQVYTVPMGGMIVRQPVSVGGSGSSYIYGFMDSNYKPGMTKEECLHFCTQALALAMERDGSSGGVARLAAITEEGLERRVVLGNQLPKFSNA from the exons ATGGCTGCTGTGTACATGTCAGCGAACCGGTCCGAAAATGCTTTTAGTACAGTTGATTTGGTGCCAGAGTGGGCACAAGAAGAAGTTAGCACTGGG ACTACCATTATGGCAGTGGAGTTTGATGGAGGGGTTGTGATTGGCGCGGACTCCAGAACAACAACAGG TGCTTACATTGCCAATCGAGTTACTGACAAGTTGACTCCCATTCACGACCGCATTTTCTGCTGCCGCTCTGGTTCTGCAGCTGACACACAGGCTGTTGCTGATATAGTCACCTATCAGCTGGGCTTTCACAG TATTGAGCTGGATGAGCCTCCACTTGTGCAAACGGCAGCCAATCTCTTCAAACAGACATGctacagatacagagaggagctgaTGGCTGGCATCATTGTAGCTGGCTGGGACAAAAGAAGGGGTGGACAG GTGTACACAGTCCCAATGGGAGGTATGATAGTGAGGCAGCCAGTGTCAGTAGGTGGTTCTGGCAGCTCCTACATATATGGCTTCATGGATTCTAACTACAAGCCTGGGATGACCAAGGAGGAGTGTCTTCACTTCTGTACCCAGG CCTTGGCACTGGCCATGGAGCGGGACGGTTCTAGTGGAGGAGTGGCTCGTCTGGCAGCCATCACAGAAGAGGGCCTGGAGAGACGGGTTGTTCTGGGAAACCAGCTGCCCAAATTCTCCAACGCCTAG
- the tnfsf13 gene encoding tumor necrosis factor ligand superfamily member 13 isoform X3, translating to MTNRYTVHFHGSYLLYAVSLFLACLMVLQSNRVREMQVELRELRQWTSLVCGDIKESSTDISRCGISDSHRHTQWNGIRGKREISRHGRRRQRRTGSSAFLHLVPLSSHSYDEDDYTLVEWALGLSRLGEGLQVFGEKVNVVTEGTYFIYSQVLYKDTTWTMGHVIKKRLHGIETILMKCIQSMPSNITVAQNTCYTAGVHYLEPGSTLELSIPRKSAGLVLKPHSTFLGMFRI from the exons ATGACAAACCGTTATACAGTACATTTTCATGGCTCATATCTGCTGTACGCTGTGTCGCTGTTCTTGGCCTGCTTGATGGTCCTGCAGTCCAACCGGGTCAGAGAGATGCAGGTCGAACTGCGGGAGCTGCGTCAGTGGACCAGTCTGGTGTGCGGGGACATAAAGGAATCGTCTACTGATATCTCGCGCTGCGGG ATATCTGACTCTCACAGACATACACAATGGAATGGAATTCGAGGAAAGAGGGAGATTTCAAGACATGGGAGACGGAGACAGCGGCGCACTG GGAGTAGTGCCTTTCTTCATCTTGTTCCTCTGTCATCACACTCATATG ATGAAGATGACTACACTCTGGTAGAATGGGCTCTTGGACTGAGTCGTCTAGGGGAGGGGCTGCAGGTCTTTGGAGAAAAGGTCAACGTGGTAACCGAAGGGACTTACTTCATCTACAGTCAG GTGCTGTATAAAGACACCACATGGACTATGGGTCATGTGATCAAGAAGCGTCTACATGGTATTGAGACCATCTTGATGAAGTGCATACAGAGTATGCCCAGCAACATCACTGTGGCCCAAAACACCTGCTACACAGCCG GTGTCCATTACCTGGAGCCAGGATCCACTCTGGAACTCTCCATTCCCAGGAAATCTGCTGGGCTTGTCCTCAAGCCTCACTCCACCTTCCTTGGCATGTTCAGGATCTGA
- the tnfsf13 gene encoding tumor necrosis factor ligand superfamily member 13 isoform X2: protein MTNRYTVHFHGSYLLYAVSLFLACLMVLQSNRVREMQVELRELRQWTSLVCGDIKESSTDISRCGISDSHRHTQWNGIRGKREISRHGRRRQRRTAGSSAFLHLVPLSSHSYDEDDYTLVEWALGLSRLGEGLQVFGEKVNVVTEGTYFIYSQVLYKDTTWTMGHVIKKRLHGIETILMKCIQSMPSNITVAQNTCYTAGVHYLEPGSTLELSIPRKSAGLVLKPHSTFLGMFRI, encoded by the exons ATGACAAACCGTTATACAGTACATTTTCATGGCTCATATCTGCTGTACGCTGTGTCGCTGTTCTTGGCCTGCTTGATGGTCCTGCAGTCCAACCGGGTCAGAGAGATGCAGGTCGAACTGCGGGAGCTGCGTCAGTGGACCAGTCTGGTGTGCGGGGACATAAAGGAATCGTCTACTGATATCTCGCGCTGCGGG ATATCTGACTCTCACAGACATACACAATGGAATGGAATTCGAGGAAAGAGGGAGATTTCAAGACATGGGAGACGGAGACAGCGGCGCACTG CAGGGAGTAGTGCCTTTCTTCATCTTGTTCCTCTGTCATCACACTCATATG ATGAAGATGACTACACTCTGGTAGAATGGGCTCTTGGACTGAGTCGTCTAGGGGAGGGGCTGCAGGTCTTTGGAGAAAAGGTCAACGTGGTAACCGAAGGGACTTACTTCATCTACAGTCAG GTGCTGTATAAAGACACCACATGGACTATGGGTCATGTGATCAAGAAGCGTCTACATGGTATTGAGACCATCTTGATGAAGTGCATACAGAGTATGCCCAGCAACATCACTGTGGCCCAAAACACCTGCTACACAGCCG GTGTCCATTACCTGGAGCCAGGATCCACTCTGGAACTCTCCATTCCCAGGAAATCTGCTGGGCTTGTCCTCAAGCCTCACTCCACCTTCCTTGGCATGTTCAGGATCTGA
- the tnfsf13 gene encoding tumor necrosis factor ligand superfamily member 13 isoform X4, with the protein MTNRYTVHFHGSYLLYAVSLFLACLMVLQSNRVREMQVELRELRQWTSLVCGDIKESSTDISRCGISDSHRHTQWNGIRGKREISRHGRRRQRRTDEDDYTLVEWALGLSRLGEGLQVFGEKVNVVTEGTYFIYSQVLYKDTTWTMGHVIKKRLHGIETILMKCIQSMPSNITVAQNTCYTAGVHYLEPGSTLELSIPRKSAGLVLKPHSTFLGMFRI; encoded by the exons ATGACAAACCGTTATACAGTACATTTTCATGGCTCATATCTGCTGTACGCTGTGTCGCTGTTCTTGGCCTGCTTGATGGTCCTGCAGTCCAACCGGGTCAGAGAGATGCAGGTCGAACTGCGGGAGCTGCGTCAGTGGACCAGTCTGGTGTGCGGGGACATAAAGGAATCGTCTACTGATATCTCGCGCTGCGGG ATATCTGACTCTCACAGACATACACAATGGAATGGAATTCGAGGAAAGAGGGAGATTTCAAGACATGGGAGACGGAGACAGCGGCGCACTG ATGAAGATGACTACACTCTGGTAGAATGGGCTCTTGGACTGAGTCGTCTAGGGGAGGGGCTGCAGGTCTTTGGAGAAAAGGTCAACGTGGTAACCGAAGGGACTTACTTCATCTACAGTCAG GTGCTGTATAAAGACACCACATGGACTATGGGTCATGTGATCAAGAAGCGTCTACATGGTATTGAGACCATCTTGATGAAGTGCATACAGAGTATGCCCAGCAACATCACTGTGGCCCAAAACACCTGCTACACAGCCG GTGTCCATTACCTGGAGCCAGGATCCACTCTGGAACTCTCCATTCCCAGGAAATCTGCTGGGCTTGTCCTCAAGCCTCACTCCACCTTCCTTGGCATGTTCAGGATCTGA
- the tnfsf13 gene encoding tumor necrosis factor ligand superfamily member 13 isoform X1 encodes MTNRYTVHFHGSYLLYAVSLFLACLMVLQSNRVREMQVELRELRQWTSLVCGDIKESSTDISRCGVDIHNGMEFEERGRFQDMGDGDSGALVSPFRRTHTHTHNLLNHLKFPCHPAGSSAFLHLVPLSSHSYDEDDYTLVEWALGLSRLGEGLQVFGEKVNVVTEGTYFIYSQVLYKDTTWTMGHVIKKRLHGIETILMKCIQSMPSNITVAQNTCYTAGVHYLEPGSTLELSIPRKSAGLVLKPHSTFLGMFRI; translated from the exons ATGACAAACCGTTATACAGTACATTTTCATGGCTCATATCTGCTGTACGCTGTGTCGCTGTTCTTGGCCTGCTTGATGGTCCTGCAGTCCAACCGGGTCAGAGAGATGCAGGTCGAACTGCGGGAGCTGCGTCAGTGGACCAGTCTGGTGTGCGGGGACATAAAGGAATCGTCTACTGATATCTCGCGCTGCGGGGTAG ACATACACAATGGAATGGAATTCGAGGAAAGAGGGAGATTTCAAGACATGGGAGACGGAGACAGCGGCGCACTGGTCAGTCCCTtccgacgcacacacacacatacacacaatttaCTTAATCATTTAAAATTTCCATGTCATCCAGCAGGGAGTAGTGCCTTTCTTCATCTTGTTCCTCTGTCATCACACTCATATG ATGAAGATGACTACACTCTGGTAGAATGGGCTCTTGGACTGAGTCGTCTAGGGGAGGGGCTGCAGGTCTTTGGAGAAAAGGTCAACGTGGTAACCGAAGGGACTTACTTCATCTACAGTCAG GTGCTGTATAAAGACACCACATGGACTATGGGTCATGTGATCAAGAAGCGTCTACATGGTATTGAGACCATCTTGATGAAGTGCATACAGAGTATGCCCAGCAACATCACTGTGGCCCAAAACACCTGCTACACAGCCG GTGTCCATTACCTGGAGCCAGGATCCACTCTGGAACTCTCCATTCCCAGGAAATCTGCTGGGCTTGTCCTCAAGCCTCACTCCACCTTCCTTGGCATGTTCAGGATCTGA